GCCACGGTCCACTCCTGTTTATTGAGCAGTAGTCCGGGTTTGAGAGATAGTTCCATCACACTATCCGGCAGGAAGGTTAAGAGGCCTCCTACTTTATATTTGGGCTGTTTTTTTATATCATCCAGTAAAAGGTCGAAATTGACTACGCCTGTGTTGGCGCGGGCTCTCAGCACCGTGTGATACAGCGGGAAAGTAGGGTGTTTCATGTCTACCAGTGAAACATATGTCTGCAAGGAAGTGTCTACGATGCGGGCATAAAGTTTCAGGCTGTCTATTTGTAAAGAGTCGTAATTAATTTTAGGCATGTCTGCGCGGAGAAAGAGCAGGCTGCTATCGCTGTTGAGGCGGCCGGCTATTTCCAGGGGCACTTCCATGTGAAGGGCAGGCATCATGGCTTGCAGGCTGCGCGGCCATTGCAATGACGCGGTCCATTGCAGGTGTTGTCCTGCAGGGATTTGTATGATGCGGCTGGAGTCGTCTGGCAGCAACGGTTTCATGATGATCCCACTGAAGGCGCTGCCTACTTTTGTATAATCGATGATCCCATTGGCGTTGATGAGTCCGAACGGGCTTTGCAGGGTCAGGTATTGTTGATCGCTGTATTTGGCTATCAATGAGATGCTGTCTAATGGAAACACGTTCCCATTGGTGGTTATCTGCCAGTCGGTCAGAAATGCAGCGCCATCCAGGTGTGTTGGTTCCAGGCTGTTAAAATCCGCGGTCAGGTTTCCTTTCAGCGTTAATGGCGCTGTATACCAATGGGTAGCATAAAGGTCAGCTTTGGTAAGTTCCATATTGACTTTCAGGCCCTGGATAGAGGTATCTGCCAGGTTGCCGCTGATATCAAAGGTGGTTACCAGGTTGGTATCTGCACTTTCTCCCTTTGCTTCAAATACGCCTTTATTCAGGGCTGCATTCAGGGCTACATCATGGTAAGTGTATTTATTGTAGGTGGCTTCGTTTAGCTGGATGGCTGCTTTGGCTACCATCTGCCGCAACGTATAGCCCTGACCGGTAGCACTCATTTTTCCAGCTATCCATCCGTAGGTGGTATCATACAGCATGATGCCGGGGTGAACCCGGAAATAAGAAACATTTACATCATAGCTGCTGTGTATGCTATCGGCGATGTTGACCAGTTGGGCATCGACTGTTGCAGTAGCGATGTCGCTTTTAAGCTGCAATTGGGTGAGCATGTTTTTCATGCCGCCTTTAAACATGCCGGTAATGATCATGTGTTCGGGAAGACGCGGTGTGTCCGATAGCGTACCGGCGGGTAGCCAGGAACGCAGCGGTGTATTGCCTGATTCAACGAAAATGTCGGGCAGGTTGGCATTGAGGCGGTCCATATCTGTAACATGTTCCACCTGTGCGTTTTCCGTTTTTATGAGATTGCCTTCATGATCGTTTATGTACAGCGTTTTGATATTCAGGAGTCCGAGATTGCCTTTTAATATAGCCGCCAGCGTTAGTTGCTTTTTCCACAACGGATCAAAAGATTTGTTTTTTCGTGCATCGGGAACAAAGGGTAGCCATTCTGCCAGTGCAATATGCACGGAGTCGAGGTTGGCATCCAGCCCCAGCTGATCAAGATGATCGGAAATGCCGGACCAGGATGGAACGGTAACAGCGATGTGTTTCCGGAAAATGCTTTTGTTTGTTTGCAACAGCATGTTTTGCAGTACGAGGCTGTGGGGCGTGAACAATACGTTCATATTTGCCTTACGGATGGCAAAGCCGGACCAGTCGCGTGCAGTCAGTGATTTTAATGCTACACTGATGCTGTCGGGTTTATATTTTATGTTGGAGATCCTGCTGTTAAAATTGGTCAGCAGCAGGTGATTATAATCGGGATCGGGACCGGCAGCTTTGGGTGCGGGGCTGCCGTTATCATAACGGAATGCGAGGCTGTCGAGGTTTACCTGCGTGGCAAATAGCTGCCAGGTGTTAGGAACCGTGTCTGGTGGCGCCGGGGTGGTGTCTTTACCGGGTACCATAGACAGCATTCCCCTGGTATTGCGGATGGTGAGATCGCCAACCTGTATGCGGGTGGAATCCTGGTCCAGGCTGCTGTTGCGCAATACCAGGCTTCCTACTCTCCAGGCGGTGCTGATACCGATGCCATCGTTGCTGTACAGGAACGAGCTATTAGAGAGTTGTAGTTTTTTAAGCAGCAGGTGAAAGGCGGCGCTGCTGGTATCTACCGGTGGTGGTGGCGGTGCGGCAGCCGTTGCAACAGCGGGTATATAATTTTGTTTGAAGAAACCTTTAAGGCCATCCAGTGTTATCCCCCTGAAAGCGTAAATACCATCATCTATCAGCAGATCATCGGGATCTATGTGCAGTGTTGTCCAGGTAAGTACGGCATTCATACCGCCGGGTACATCTATATAACTGACTTTCGTATGGCGGAGGGAAACGTCTTTGATCCTGAACTGCAGCGTGGTGCCAGTGGCCGGGGCTATTGTATCGGGGGTGGCATCTTTACTGCTGAATGCATCCGCAGCAAACTGGTAGTTAAAGGCGGTGTCGCCCTGGTGGCGGTAAATATTTACCAGCAGGGTATCCCATTCCAGTTTATTGATCTGTAGCTCATTGTTGAGCAGCGACAGGAGATTATAATGCACCCGGAGGCTGCCGGTATAAAATAATGCCTGGTTGGCTGTATCGGCCACATATACATTCCTGAGTTCGAGGTATTGCCATCCACGGGCGTGGAGGTAGCCGATCTGTACTTTTGTACGCAGCTTTTTCTGCAGGTATACTTCCCCCTGCTCCCGCAAATAATTCTGCACGCCGTTTAGCTGCAATAATAAAACAGCCATTACGGGCAAGAGGAGCACCGCAACAACAATCCATAAAAGCCATCGCCACCAGGGGCGGCCGTGTTTTTCTCCGGTTTCTGCTGGTTCTGTCACTATGATTTATTACTAATAGTAATTTACTGAAAATAAAACGCACAAGCGTCCTAATGGTTTACTTTTTCACATGAGATAATGCTCCCGTACGTCTGAGGTGGGGTATCACAAAATCCATACCCGCAGGTATAAGGGGATAAATAATTATTGCAAGGATACATTAATTACGGGAACGGGCATACTAAAAATTAAGAATTGCGAATGACGCATTGCGCGGCTGTGGGTGGATTTTAGCGGATGATAGCATCCGTTGCTATTACAAATGGGATTTTTATGCCGGGAGTATGATCATTGGAAAACAGGTTTATTCCGTTGATTGAACTGGTCAATATAATACTCAAGTTGATCTTTTCTGGCATTATCTCTCCTGAATTCTTCCAACAAATCTTTATCCTGCGGGAGAATATATTTTTTGAGATTATAAGCAGAAAGCTCCAGGATTTCACCGGTGATGATGTTAATCACTTTCTTCAGCCGGACGGGTGTGCTGATGCTGTTTACCGTCATGTCTGCCTGATTGTAGTAGCCGCGGGAAGGTTGTACGCCACGAAGTTCATAGATGCAGTAATAACCGGCTGGTTCTATTTTATTGAGGCCGTTGTCTTTTATGTAGATATACTGCCCGTCGCAGTAGCCCCAGTAATTTTTTATTTTATGTTCCTGTCCGGCGGCATCGCGCATGACGAGCTCGTTCCTGTTTGCCAGCAGATAGATCTGCGCTGCGGAGCTACGGTTTTTTATAACAAGGTCGCCTTCTCCGGAGGGATTGTTTGTTTGAAATTCTTCAAAAGATTTATACAATCCTTTTTTCAGGGCGTGCGCGTAGATGATCAGGTCGGCCTCATCTTTATTTTGTGCCGCCGATATCATGGAAATAAAAAAGATCGCGAAAAAACACCACACCTGTTTCATAGGAGACAAATGTATCCTGTTTAGGGAGCGGTGTACAGAGAAATAGCTGAATGATTGTTTTGTTTCTGCTGATGTGAGATTTCTGTCTCTAAATTCTTTCCCGCTGTATCAGCAGAGCCGTTGTTGTAAAAAAATATAGGCCGGGTAAAAACCCGGCCCGGCTGAAGGTTACAACAAAATCTAAACCTGCTTATGAGAAAAATTTCCAGTGTTTAGCTGATATTTTAAAGTGGCTAAAAGCCAATTATTATAATGCCATTGCCTGTAGTGAATGATCTTTACTTTCCAGTTGGGAGCTGCCCATGAGGAATTCGTCCACTTTTCTTGCGCACTCGCGGCCTTCACTTATAGCCCATACCACCAGCGATTGTCCGCGGCGCATATCGCCGGCAGCAAATACTTTTGGTATAGATGTCAGGTATTCTTTTTCTGTTGCTTTTACGTTGCCACGGTCATCTTGTTCCACTTCCAGCTGATCCAGCATGCCGGTGTGCTGCGGATGTACAAAGCCCATGGCTAATAAAGCCAGTTCGCAGGGTACATCTCTTTCAGATCCGGGCACTTCTGTAAACTTAGCGGGTCTGCCCTCGCTGGAAGTCCATTGCAGGTCTACCAGGCGTAGCGCCTTCAGGTGGCCGTTATCGTCACCGATAAATGCTTTGGTTGCAATAGCCCATTGACGATCAGCACCTTCTTCATGAGAAGACGATGTTTTTAATATCATGGGATAAGTAGGCCAGGGCATGAATTCGTTACGTTCTCCCGGAGGTTTTGGCAACAGTTCCAGTTGCATGATGCTGGTAGCGCCATGACGGTTGCTGGTACCAACGCAATCGGAGCCGGTATCACCTCCACCTATTACTACTACGTTTTTGCCGGTAGCAAAGATATCATTTCCTTCCACAGGAAGATTAGCAACCCTTTTATTTTGCTGTTTGAGGAAGTCCATGGCATAGTGTACACCTTTCAGCTCACGGCCGGTGATGCCCAGGTCGCGGGGAATGGTAGACCCACCCGCCAGCACGATGGCATTGTATTCCCTGAGCAGGTCGTTGGCACTAACGTCAACGCCTATGTTGGTATTACACTGAAATACGACTCCTTCTTCTTCCATCAGTTTCACCCTGCGGTCGATGGTCCATTTTTCCAGTTTGAAATCGGGGATACCATAGCGAAGAAGTCCGCCTGGTTTATCATCGCGTTCAAACACGGTTACCTGGTGACCGGCATAGTTGAGCTGTGCAGCAGCAGCCAGTCCGGCAGGACCGGAGCCAACTACGGCTACTTTTTTGCCGCTGCGCATACGGGGCGCTTTGGCTTGTACCAATCCTTTATCGAAAGCAATTTCAATAATATGTTTTTCGATTTCCTCAATCGTTACCGGCGGCTGATTGATGCCCAGCACGCATGCACTTTCACAGGGAGCCGGACAAATACGTCCGGTGAACTCAGGAAAGTTATTGGTAGAAGTAAGGATTTCGTATGCATTTTTCCAATCCTGGCGGTATACGGCGTCATTAAATTCTGGTATCACGTTACCGAGCGGGCATCCGCTGTGGCAAAAGGGTACGCCGCAATTCATGCAGCGGGCTGCCTGTTGATTCAGTTTGTTATCAGGGAAGCGGTCTATAAACTCGTTATAGTGGCTTACCCTTTCCCGTGGATCCGCTTTCCCGGGCTGCTCGCGTGTAAATTCCAGGAATCCTGTAGGTTTACCCATAAATTTCCTCCACAGTCCCTTACCTGCAAGGGATATTTTGATGATGAATGTTAATTGTTTGCTGCCTTAACGGCCGATCTTTTCTTCCAGCACTCTTCCTGACTTCAACACTGCCTTGTATTCTTTCGGGAATACTTTCACAAAGTGACGTAATTGATTTTCCCAGTCTTTCAGAATAAACTTCGCCACCGTACTATTCGTATAGGCGTGATGTTTAGTGATCAGATCCTGCAGGATGGTTACGTCTCCCTGGTCCATAGGGTCCAGATCAATCATATCCCGGTTGCAGTTACTGGCGAAAGTACCTTTTACATCATATACATAAGCAATACCACCGCTCATTCCGGCGCCGAAGTTACGGCCGGTTTCACCGATGATAACTGCTTTACCACCTGTCATATATT
The Chitinophaga sp. MM2321 DNA segment above includes these coding regions:
- a CDS encoding glutamate synthase subunit beta: MGKPTGFLEFTREQPGKADPRERVSHYNEFIDRFPDNKLNQQAARCMNCGVPFCHSGCPLGNVIPEFNDAVYRQDWKNAYEILTSTNNFPEFTGRICPAPCESACVLGINQPPVTIEEIEKHIIEIAFDKGLVQAKAPRMRSGKKVAVVGSGPAGLAAAAQLNYAGHQVTVFERDDKPGGLLRYGIPDFKLEKWTIDRRVKLMEEEGVVFQCNTNIGVDVSANDLLREYNAIVLAGGSTIPRDLGITGRELKGVHYAMDFLKQQNKRVANLPVEGNDIFATGKNVVVIGGGDTGSDCVGTSNRHGATSIMQLELLPKPPGERNEFMPWPTYPMILKTSSSHEEGADRQWAIATKAFIGDDNGHLKALRLVDLQWTSSEGRPAKFTEVPGSERDVPCELALLAMGFVHPQHTGMLDQLEVEQDDRGNVKATEKEYLTSIPKVFAAGDMRRGQSLVVWAISEGRECARKVDEFLMGSSQLESKDHSLQAMAL
- a CDS encoding translocation/assembly module TamB domain-containing protein; translation: MTEPAETGEKHGRPWWRWLLWIVVAVLLLPVMAVLLLQLNGVQNYLREQGEVYLQKKLRTKVQIGYLHARGWQYLELRNVYVADTANQALFYTGSLRVHYNLLSLLNNELQINKLEWDTLLVNIYRHQGDTAFNYQFAADAFSSKDATPDTIAPATGTTLQFRIKDVSLRHTKVSYIDVPGGMNAVLTWTTLHIDPDDLLIDDGIYAFRGITLDGLKGFFKQNYIPAVATAAAPPPPPVDTSSAAFHLLLKKLQLSNSSFLYSNDGIGISTAWRVGSLVLRNSSLDQDSTRIQVGDLTIRNTRGMLSMVPGKDTTPAPPDTVPNTWQLFATQVNLDSLAFRYDNGSPAPKAAGPDPDYNHLLLTNFNSRISNIKYKPDSISVALKSLTARDWSGFAIRKANMNVLFTPHSLVLQNMLLQTNKSIFRKHIAVTVPSWSGISDHLDQLGLDANLDSVHIALAEWLPFVPDARKNKSFDPLWKKQLTLAAILKGNLGLLNIKTLYINDHEGNLIKTENAQVEHVTDMDRLNANLPDIFVESGNTPLRSWLPAGTLSDTPRLPEHMIITGMFKGGMKNMLTQLQLKSDIATATVDAQLVNIADSIHSSYDVNVSYFRVHPGIMLYDTTYGWIAGKMSATGQGYTLRQMVAKAAIQLNEATYNKYTYHDVALNAALNKGVFEAKGESADTNLVTTFDISGNLADTSIQGLKVNMELTKADLYATHWYTAPLTLKGNLTADFNSLEPTHLDGAAFLTDWQITTNGNVFPLDSISLIAKYSDQQYLTLQSPFGLINANGIIDYTKVGSAFSGIIMKPLLPDDSSRIIQIPAGQHLQWTASLQWPRSLQAMMPALHMEVPLEIAGRLNSDSSLLFLRADMPKINYDSLQIDSLKLYARIVDTSLQTYVSLVDMKHPTFPLYHTVLRARANTGVVNFDLLLDDIKKQPKYKVGGLLTFLPDSVMELSLKPGLLLNKQEWTVAENNILRIKDGAPDTANIKLSQGDQSIQISTRSDTGTTKALQANIAGFQLSTITGLLASDTLLANGVLNAEALVRNWDTSPLINAKLTLDSLTVKNTRMGTLNATVENDQPNQYKLTAALSGNENDIKIDGNYDSTINAQVDINNLNMATMEPFTMGNVSHMYGSANGQFHISGTTAKPAVKGNLHFNNAGGTINYIGNTLHLPDEDIVIDEKGILFNNLVIADSLNNELVVNGRINTSDYMKYNFNLDVNADNFMALGKQQNEEQWIYGPAFIDSKVKIRGTMDLPRVDANLKLRDKSSVTVMLPQEEPGLADREGVVEFVDKSNPIDTALLAKLDSIKYSNPRLKGMFFSGNVEITPESVLKIIIDKENGDYVQAKGTASLNATLDPSSKMSLTGRYEITEGKYEMSLNQLIKRSFDIQKGSFISFNGDAMSADMDITAKYTVNAPAIDLVQDQLGSMTAQQRNTYKQRIPFEVYLMIKGSLLKPDISFRLDMPEKERNDFNGAPYNRIKQINQVPSELNKQVMGLLVLNTFIPDDPMNTLDNSGGGVGQAARNSVSKILSQQLNNLAGNLIKGVDLNFDLQSKEDYSTGTAQETTNLNIGASKNLFNDRLTVSVGSNIVLTGNQQSASSLVGDISIEYKLSRDGRYRIRVYQRNDNQTVIQGQFVETGVAFMLVMDYDEFREILQRTKDTKKAQKLRDKKDKKENKNTNNQDAEKK